Proteins encoded within one genomic window of Panacibacter microcysteis:
- a CDS encoding alpha-L-fucosidase: MQFFKSSFVCFCFAMLPCIMFAQVSKPAAVEPLPSANQLRWQQMEYYGFIHFSVNTYTDMSWGLGSEDPKIFNPDKLDCMQWARICKEAGMKGVILTAKHHSGFCLWPSVYTEYSVKNCPWKNGKGDIVREMSDACKAYGLKLGIYLSPWDRNHPDYGKPAYITYFRNQLRELLTNYGEIFEIWFDGANGGSGYYGGANETRKIDAKTYYDWPNTYKLVRELQPNIVIWNDGGDRADLRWVGTEAGYVGETNWSLLNKTGDVPEDMLRHGVENGDAWVPGEVNTSIRPEWFYHPKEDTKVKTLPQLMNTYYQSIGRNATLLLNFPIMPNGLINDKDEQAALGFAKAVKEAFAVNLAKGAAAEASATRAGSKIYSAANVLDDNKETYWSTDDNVNTASLTIDFKKPVSFNRFLVQEYIALGQRVKNFTIEAFVQGKWMLIDTQTTIGYKRILRFPTVQSNKLRFTITGAKASPLISNIEVYNAPQILTPPIITRAQSGKVIITPADPESEIFYTLDGSTPSVQSAKYTTPVMTGSGKTEVKAIAYNQLTKKSSAITAEKFDIAKQSWTFPSIADSNVYNMLDGQESTAWHQPGNVTMPADIVIDLGKTENLNGFRYLPDQNWWANGIISHYEFFVSMNSNDWQLVDSGEFSNIKNNPLWQTKTFKTVPARFIRLRALRNTQNDDAAGYAEVDVLTE; the protein is encoded by the coding sequence ATGCAGTTTTTTAAATCTTCCTTTGTTTGTTTCTGTTTTGCAATGCTGCCTTGTATAATGTTTGCGCAGGTTTCCAAACCTGCAGCGGTTGAACCTTTGCCTTCTGCCAACCAGCTTCGCTGGCAGCAAATGGAGTATTACGGTTTTATACATTTTTCTGTCAATACTTACACAGACATGTCCTGGGGGCTGGGAAGTGAAGACCCCAAAATATTTAACCCGGACAAGCTGGATTGTATGCAATGGGCACGTATTTGTAAAGAAGCAGGAATGAAGGGCGTTATACTTACAGCCAAACACCACAGCGGTTTTTGTTTGTGGCCTTCTGTATACACCGAGTATTCGGTAAAAAACTGCCCGTGGAAAAATGGTAAGGGAGATATTGTGCGTGAAATGTCTGATGCCTGTAAAGCTTACGGCTTAAAACTCGGTATTTATCTTTCACCCTGGGACCGTAACCATCCCGATTATGGCAAGCCTGCCTATATTACTTACTTCCGCAACCAGTTGAGGGAATTGCTTACCAACTACGGCGAGATTTTCGAAATATGGTTTGATGGAGCCAACGGCGGCTCCGGCTATTACGGTGGCGCCAATGAAACAAGAAAGATAGATGCAAAAACTTACTACGACTGGCCTAACACTTATAAGCTTGTAAGAGAATTGCAACCCAATATTGTGATATGGAACGATGGCGGAGATCGTGCAGACCTGCGGTGGGTGGGTACGGAAGCAGGCTACGTGGGCGAAACCAACTGGAGCCTGCTAAACAAAACGGGCGATGTACCGGAAGACATGCTGAGGCATGGTGTGGAAAACGGCGACGCATGGGTGCCCGGCGAAGTAAATACTTCTATAAGACCGGAATGGTTTTACCATCCTAAAGAAGATACCAAAGTAAAAACATTGCCACAGCTGATGAACACCTATTACCAGTCCATTGGCCGCAATGCTACATTGCTCCTCAATTTTCCTATTATGCCCAACGGGCTTATCAACGACAAAGATGAGCAGGCCGCACTTGGCTTTGCAAAGGCTGTTAAAGAAGCCTTTGCCGTAAACCTTGCCAAAGGCGCCGCGGCAGAAGCCTCCGCCACCAGGGCGGGCAGCAAAATATACAGCGCAGCAAATGTGTTGGATGATAATAAAGAAACTTACTGGTCAACAGATGACAATGTAAATACCGCATCACTTACGATTGATTTCAAAAAGCCTGTTTCTTTCAACCGCTTTCTGGTGCAGGAATACATAGCACTTGGGCAGCGTGTAAAGAACTTTACAATAGAAGCTTTTGTACAAGGAAAATGGATGTTGATCGATACACAAACAACCATTGGGTATAAGCGTATTCTTCGCTTTCCCACAGTGCAGAGCAATAAGCTGCGGTTTACCATAACCGGTGCCAAAGCCAGCCCGCTTATCAGTAATATTGAAGTGTACAACGCACCACAAATATTAACTCCGCCAATAATAACCAGGGCACAATCGGGTAAGGTTATCATTACACCCGCTGATCCGGAGTCTGAAATATTTTATACGCTCGATGGAAGTACACCATCAGTTCAATCAGCAAAGTATACAACACCTGTGATGACAGGTAGTGGCAAAACGGAAGTAAAGGCGATAGCATACAACCAGCTTACAAAAAAGAGCAGTGCCATAACTGCGGAAAAATTTGATATAGCAAAACAGTCGTGGACATTTCCTTCCATTGCAGACAGCAATGTGTACAATATGCTGGACGGGCAGGAGAGTACTGCCTGGCACCAGCCGGGCAATGTAACCATGCCCGCTGATATTGTAATTGATCTTGGTAAAACAGAAAACCTCAATGGTTTTCGCTACCTGCCAGACCAGAACTGGTGGGCCAATGGAATTATCTCGCATTACGAATTCTTTGTTTCCATGAACAGCAACGACTGGCAACTCGTGGATAGCGGTGAGTTTTCCAACATAAAAAACAATCCTTTGTGGCAAACAAAAACGTTTAAAACGGTGCCTGCAAGATTTATCCGGCTGCGTGCATTGCGCAATACCCAAAACGATGATGCAGCAGGCTATGCAGAAGTGGATGTACTTACAGAATAA
- a CDS encoding alpha-L-fucosidase — translation MNKIVFAGLFILFHVSVDAQETSISNIGPGNEPMQTGRFEANWQSLSQYVVPEWFRNAKFGIWAHWGPQCQPGQGDWYARWMYEQGSNQYNWHVANYGHPSKAGFKEVVHSWKAENWNPEKLVALYKRAGAQYFFAMANHHDNVDMWNSKYQQWNTVNVGPHKDILAGWAKAAKNNQLPFGLSVHAAHAWSWYEVSQHADTSGVYKGVPYDGKLTNAAGKDAWWNGLDIQALYAQDHQPSADTKNIYAIHRQWDWSNGASVPSKAYCEKFYNRTIDMINQFHPDLLYFDDTGLPLYPVSDAGLKIAAHFYNSNMQQHDGQLQAVLFGKILTEQQKDCMVWDVERGAPDKIQQQPWQTCSCIGDWHYNNNIYEKGNYKSARSVIHQLIDVVSKNGNLLLNIPVRGDGTIDDKEISILEDIAAWMDINKESIFDTRPWKIFGEGPSADSANPINAQGFNEGKITYTAKDIRFNQNGKALYVTAMGVPAGDVIIKNLGTTSVPAIKSVTLLGSTGQINWQQSAEHLTIKKPAAVPNNIAAVFKIEMK, via the coding sequence ATGAATAAAATTGTTTTTGCAGGTTTGTTTATCCTGTTCCATGTAAGCGTTGATGCACAGGAAACGAGTATTTCCAATATCGGGCCGGGCAATGAGCCCATGCAGACAGGCAGGTTTGAAGCGAACTGGCAATCATTATCTCAGTACGTTGTACCGGAATGGTTTCGCAATGCAAAGTTTGGTATATGGGCACACTGGGGGCCACAATGCCAGCCGGGCCAGGGAGACTGGTATGCACGCTGGATGTATGAACAGGGCAGTAACCAGTATAACTGGCACGTGGCAAATTATGGTCACCCGTCAAAAGCAGGCTTTAAAGAAGTAGTACATAGCTGGAAGGCAGAGAACTGGAACCCTGAGAAACTGGTAGCCCTATACAAACGTGCCGGCGCACAATACTTTTTTGCTATGGCCAACCACCACGATAACGTAGATATGTGGAACAGCAAATACCAGCAATGGAACACCGTAAACGTAGGGCCACATAAAGATATACTTGCAGGCTGGGCCAAAGCGGCCAAAAATAACCAGCTTCCTTTTGGCCTCAGTGTGCATGCTGCACATGCGTGGTCGTGGTATGAGGTGTCGCAACACGCCGATACATCCGGGGTATATAAAGGTGTGCCGTACGATGGTAAGTTAACAAACGCAGCCGGTAAAGATGCGTGGTGGAATGGCCTGGATATACAGGCTCTGTATGCGCAGGATCATCAACCCTCTGCCGATACAAAAAATATTTATGCCATACACCGGCAGTGGGACTGGAGCAATGGCGCATCTGTTCCATCCAAAGCTTACTGCGAAAAGTTTTACAACAGAACCATTGATATGATCAACCAGTTTCACCCTGACCTGTTGTATTTTGATGATACCGGTTTACCCTTATACCCTGTAAGTGATGCGGGTTTAAAAATTGCTGCACACTTTTACAACAGTAACATGCAGCAACATGACGGACAGCTGCAGGCTGTGCTGTTTGGTAAAATACTCACAGAGCAGCAAAAAGACTGTATGGTGTGGGATGTTGAACGTGGTGCACCCGATAAAATTCAGCAACAGCCATGGCAGACCTGCTCATGCATTGGAGACTGGCACTACAACAATAACATTTACGAGAAAGGCAATTACAAATCTGCCAGGAGTGTCATTCACCAGTTGATAGATGTTGTAAGTAAAAACGGTAACCTGTTATTAAATATCCCGGTGCGTGGAGATGGTACAATTGATGACAAAGAAATAAGCATACTCGAAGACATTGCCGCGTGGATGGATATAAACAAAGAAAGCATTTTTGATACACGGCCCTGGAAAATATTTGGCGAAGGTCCATCGGCTGATAGTGCTAACCCCATTAATGCGCAGGGTTTTAATGAAGGTAAGATAACATATACGGCTAAAGATATACGCTTTAATCAAAACGGCAAGGCATTGTACGTTACGGCTATGGGAGTGCCGGCCGGAGATGTTATTATAAAAAACCTTGGTACAACTTCTGTACCCGCTATCAAAAGCGTGACATTGCTTGGCAGTACCGGGCAAATAAACTGGCAACAATCTGCAGAACATCTCACGATAAAAAAGCCAGCTGCCGTGCCCAACAATATTGCCGCTGTTTTTAAGATTGAAATGAAATAA
- a CDS encoding alpha-L-arabinofuranosidase C-terminal domain-containing protein: MGVRCWNGAKHCTIVMLLVLFSYHHATAQSSQAKLPKGGKKISDHLFGLFFEDINYAADGGLYAEMVQNRSFEYNPAERREWHPLSYWEYIATGFSYGRISVATDKPVHANNPHYVVLEVEHIYNSAGAVGLKNTGFDGMVIKKGDSYNFSVFGSLLSKEPVQVKLQLQNSKGDTIATGTLEINAAGWKRYETILTASAEADSAVLSVLAVSEGKLALDVVSLFPQKTFKNRTNGLRPDLAQLLADMHPGFIRFPGGCLAHGDGLGNMYRWKNTIGPIEQRVEQRNIWGYHQTAGLGYFEYFQFCEDIGARPLPVLPAAVSCQNSGGTWRIGGTGQRALPKNEMDDYIQEVLDLVEWANGPATSQWGAKRAAAGHPAPFNLQYIGIGNEDKITPEFTERFTMIYQAVKAKHPEITVVGTAGPFPDGEDFTKGWRLANQLGVPVMDEHYYKEPEWFISNQYRYDGYNRDSGAVYLGEYASWGNTMQNALAEAVYMTALERNGDVVKMASYAPLLAKQGFTQWKPDMIFFNNKTYYLTPNYYVQQMFTANQGDHYFDGVIVKDDKDSLLAGSCVYNSKSGDVIIKLANAGQAAKKVKIDISRFHTIFPGASLTSLQADTSAVNSFESPGNVRPETGIVNVAKKFDYTLTPATVVVIRVSTRK, from the coding sequence ATGGGTGTAAGATGCTGGAATGGTGCAAAACATTGTACGATTGTAATGCTGCTTGTGTTGTTTTCGTATCATCACGCTACAGCACAAAGCAGCCAGGCCAAATTGCCAAAAGGAGGAAAAAAGATAAGTGACCATTTATTCGGTTTGTTCTTTGAGGATATCAATTACGCAGCAGATGGTGGTCTGTATGCAGAAATGGTGCAAAACCGGTCTTTTGAATACAATCCTGCAGAGCGAAGGGAATGGCACCCGCTGTCATATTGGGAGTACATAGCTACAGGTTTTTCTTATGGCCGTATCAGCGTAGCAACGGATAAGCCGGTACATGCAAATAACCCGCATTATGTTGTGCTGGAGGTGGAGCATATTTATAACAGCGCCGGCGCAGTGGGTCTTAAAAATACAGGCTTTGATGGCATGGTTATTAAAAAGGGGGACAGCTACAATTTTTCCGTGTTTGGGTCATTGCTGAGCAAAGAACCGGTGCAGGTAAAATTACAATTGCAAAACAGTAAAGGCGATACAATTGCCACAGGCACTCTTGAAATTAACGCAGCAGGGTGGAAACGGTACGAAACCATATTAACTGCAAGTGCAGAAGCAGACAGTGCTGTACTTTCTGTACTTGCAGTATCTGAAGGAAAACTTGCGCTGGATGTCGTATCCCTTTTTCCACAAAAAACTTTTAAAAACCGTACAAATGGTTTGCGGCCAGATCTTGCACAACTGCTTGCCGATATGCACCCGGGGTTTATCCGCTTTCCCGGCGGGTGCCTGGCGCATGGTGACGGACTTGGCAACATGTACCGCTGGAAAAATACCATCGGCCCTATAGAACAAAGAGTAGAGCAACGAAATATATGGGGTTATCATCAAACTGCAGGTCTCGGTTATTTTGAATACTTCCAGTTTTGTGAAGATATCGGTGCAAGACCTTTACCGGTACTGCCTGCCGCAGTAAGTTGCCAGAACTCGGGCGGCACATGGCGTATTGGTGGCACCGGCCAAAGAGCATTACCAAAAAATGAGATGGATGATTACATACAGGAAGTGCTCGACCTGGTTGAATGGGCAAACGGGCCTGCAACTTCCCAATGGGGTGCAAAGCGTGCGGCGGCCGGTCATCCTGCACCTTTCAACCTACAGTACATAGGCATAGGTAATGAAGATAAAATAACCCCTGAATTTACAGAACGTTTTACAATGATCTACCAGGCTGTGAAGGCAAAACATCCTGAAATAACGGTGGTGGGCACAGCGGGCCCTTTCCCGGATGGAGAAGATTTTACCAAAGGCTGGCGGCTCGCTAACCAGTTGGGTGTGCCTGTAATGGATGAACATTATTACAAAGAGCCGGAGTGGTTTATCAGCAATCAATACAGGTATGATGGTTATAACCGCGATAGCGGCGCCGTTTATCTGGGCGAGTATGCATCGTGGGGTAATACAATGCAGAATGCACTTGCTGAAGCTGTGTACATGACAGCGCTTGAAAGGAATGGCGATGTAGTAAAAATGGCATCTTATGCGCCACTGCTTGCAAAACAGGGTTTTACCCAGTGGAAACCAGACATGATCTTCTTTAACAATAAAACCTACTATCTCACACCCAATTATTATGTACAGCAAATGTTTACTGCCAACCAGGGAGATCATTACTTTGATGGTGTTATTGTGAAAGATGATAAAGACAGTTTGCTGGCAGGCTCCTGTGTGTACAACAGTAAAAGCGGCGATGTAATTATCAAGCTTGCTAATGCGGGCCAGGCAGCTAAAAAAGTAAAAATAGATATTAGCAGGTTCCACACCATATTTCCCGGCGCATCGCTTACCAGTTTGCAGGCAGATACATCAGCAGTCAATTCTTTTGAAAGTCCCGGAAATGTGAGGCCCGAAACAGGTATCGTGAACGTTGCTAAAAAATTCGATTATACGCTTACGCCTGCTACAGTTGTGGTTATAAGGGTAAGTACCCGAAAATAA
- a CDS encoding glycoside hydrolase family 43 protein: MNRNLKQLIVLIGCFLPCFFAAAQTAQAHSPIVFADVPDMAMIRVGNDYYMSSTTMHMSPGIPIMKSDDLVNWKLVDYAYDTLADVDALNLTAGKNAYGRGSWASSLRYHKGVYYVTTFAQTTNKTYIYTTKNIGKGTWKRISFSPSYHDHSLFFDDDNKVYLVYGNGKINIVELREDLSGVKEKGVQQVIIENASKPAGNDIMLGAEGSQLFKVNGKYYLFNIVWPKGGMRTVVVHRADKITGPYEGRLALQDLGVAQGGLIDMPDGRWFAYLFRDYGAVGRIPYLVPVQWQNGWPVLGVDGKVPDQLKLPANKSLIPGIVASDEFDRKKNDATLPLVWQWNHNPDRTLWSLTTRPGYLRLTTGRIDTTLFDVRNMLTQRTIGPVCSAGVAIDVAAMKDGDIAGLCLLQKQYGYVAVKATESGKSLIMVNAGSGVATEVAAIPLNQSVVYLKASCDFTNMKDTASFAYSLDNQNWKVIGTPLKMTYTLPHFMGYRYGIFNYATRQAGGHVDVDWFRIGQE; this comes from the coding sequence ATGAACAGGAATTTAAAACAGTTAATTGTTTTGATTGGATGCTTTTTACCCTGCTTTTTTGCAGCGGCACAAACAGCGCAGGCGCATAGCCCTATCGTATTTGCCGATGTACCGGATATGGCTATGATACGTGTAGGCAATGATTATTATATGAGCAGCACTACCATGCACATGAGCCCGGGTATACCTATTATGAAGTCTGATGACCTGGTAAACTGGAAATTGGTGGATTATGCCTACGATACGCTGGCAGATGTAGATGCGTTGAACCTGACTGCCGGTAAAAACGCCTATGGCCGGGGCTCCTGGGCCAGCAGCCTGCGTTATCACAAAGGTGTTTATTATGTTACCACCTTTGCGCAGACTACCAATAAAACATATATCTATACTACAAAGAATATCGGGAAAGGCACATGGAAACGCATTAGCTTTTCTCCGTCCTATCATGATCATTCGTTGTTTTTTGATGATGATAACAAGGTCTACCTGGTGTATGGTAATGGTAAGATCAATATTGTTGAGTTGAGAGAAGACCTGTCTGGTGTAAAAGAAAAAGGTGTGCAGCAGGTAATCATTGAAAATGCCAGTAAGCCTGCAGGAAATGATATTATGCTTGGTGCCGAGGGGTCGCAGTTATTTAAAGTGAATGGGAAATATTACCTGTTTAATATTGTTTGGCCAAAAGGTGGCATGCGTACGGTTGTTGTGCATCGTGCAGATAAGATAACAGGACCTTATGAAGGCAGGCTTGCATTGCAGGATCTCGGTGTGGCGCAGGGCGGTCTTATAGATATGCCGGATGGCAGGTGGTTCGCTTATCTTTTTCGCGATTATGGTGCCGTGGGGCGCATACCTTATCTCGTACCCGTGCAGTGGCAAAACGGCTGGCCCGTATTGGGTGTTGATGGAAAAGTACCTGATCAACTTAAACTGCCTGCCAATAAAAGTTTAATACCCGGCATTGTTGCTTCAGATGAGTTTGATCGTAAAAAGAATGATGCAACCTTGCCACTGGTTTGGCAGTGGAACCATAACCCCGATCGTACTTTATGGTCTCTCACCACCCGCCCGGGTTACCTCAGGTTAACCACAGGGCGTATTGATACTACTTTGTTTGATGTACGCAACATGCTTACACAACGCACCATTGGCCCTGTTTGTTCGGCTGGTGTGGCGATCGATGTGGCTGCAATGAAAGACGGCGATATTGCCGGTCTTTGCCTGTTGCAAAAGCAGTACGGCTATGTTGCTGTAAAAGCAACGGAAAGTGGTAAATCGCTCATTATGGTAAACGCAGGCAGCGGTGTAGCAACAGAAGTTGCAGCAATACCGTTAAACCAATCTGTTGTTTACCTAAAAGCATCCTGCGATTTTACCAATATGAAAGATACCGCCAGCTTTGCTTACAGCCTGGATAATCAAAACTGGAAAGTTATAGGCACGCCATTAAAAATGACTTACACACTGCCACACTTTATGGGCTACAGGTATGGTATTTTCAATTATGCAACCAGGCAAGCGGGCGGGCATGTTGATGTTGACTGGTTCAGGATAGGGCAGGAGTAA